The following are encoded in a window of Fischerella sp. PCC 9605 genomic DNA:
- a CDS encoding non-ribosomal peptide synthetase, which translates to MDKQHSNLSPAKKALLEKWKGGKFQANVIPKRQDCKNIPLSFSQQRLWFIDQLYHGSSFYNIPIAFHIQGNLKIAALEQSLNEIIKRHEVWRTNFRLVNGEPIQEIFTQSTWDLSIINLEHLSGKVWEEEVKQIAAKEAQKPFNLSKGLLVRATLLRLSEEEHVLLVTMHHIITDGWSCGVFLRELSTLYAAFSTNQPSPLSELPIQYADFAVWQRDRIQGKFLATQLNYWRQQLSGELPILQLPTDRPRPNVTTVAGAKQYFKFSKALTDALRQLSQQADATLFMSLLAAFNILLYRYTDQEDILIGSPIANRNRAELEGMLGLFVNTLVLRNNLSGNPSFRELLHRVREVTLDAYAHQDLPFEILVEELHPERDLSRNPLYEVMFVLQNSPMSVQEVSGLTLRTVEFDSGTAQLDIFLSMSESQEGLTGFLEYNTDIFDAATITQFINNFQTLLENIIANPEQRLNELSLLTASEQEQLLFKFNQTCADYPQDASLHQLFEQQVELTPLSLALISESEEVTYCQLNQRVNQLAHYLQKQNVTKETLVALCLERSVDMVVGILAVLKAGGAYIPLDPSYPVERLNFMLCDSQASVLITQQEILEKLSLSSAKTVCLDIHKDEIAQESQENPISTSSSENLAYIIYTSGSTGTPKGVLGTHRGTVNGLHWLWKTYPFTPGEVCCQKTAISFVDSVWEIFAPLLQGIPTVIINDATILDPQLFIEALAHHKVTRIILVPSLLRLLLDNYSHLTKKLSQLKLWITSGEALSVKLVQTFRELMPFAKLINLYGSSEVSANATYYDTSLLSGQANSVPIGRPIDNTQIYVLNHDLQPTPIGVVGELYVSGDGLARGYLYRPELTQERFIDNPFIPKTKLYKTGDLVRHLKDGNLEYLGRHDEQVKIRGFRVELGEIATAIAQHPDVQESVVIARDDAQKNQTLIAYIVTNKQDIKTQFLSYLQQKLPNYMLPSAFIVLDALPLTPNGKVDKLALPNNEIIRQNTNKSFVAPRNFTELALVKAWENILNTNPIGITDNFFDLGGHSFLAVRLMAQIYDKFGHNLPLSTLFENPTIEKLAAIVSQPFRESSGSPLVAINSSGDKIPFFCMHGAGGDISQYFKLSKILGEDYPFYALEHRPDPEQPEIISVEETATRYLKEIRKTHPNGPYLLGGHCYGGVLAFEMAQQIHKQGQTVGLVVIIDAILPETSIEPTDDDDAKFLLRIAEEIKIGNDIDFSLPFEELRDLSLHEQLHLVNKKANFIFSDAEIKDFLRHYQIFKANVQAMRDYIPQVYPHSLTIFRAQEEIIHDFDNPEWSTDDPLLGWGKCSSQSIQVVEVPGNHFSILLEPHIQELAKQLRICIDNAVCDLNM; encoded by the coding sequence ATGGATAAACAACATTCTAACTTATCACCAGCGAAAAAAGCCCTTTTAGAAAAATGGAAAGGGGGAAAATTTCAAGCTAATGTTATTCCCAAGCGTCAAGATTGTAAAAATATCCCCTTGTCTTTTTCTCAACAAAGGCTGTGGTTTATTGACCAGCTTTATCACGGCAGTTCTTTCTACAATATTCCTATAGCTTTTCACATACAAGGAAACCTCAAGATTGCAGCACTTGAGCAAAGCTTGAATGAAATTATTAAGCGCCATGAAGTTTGGCGGACAAATTTTAGGCTTGTGAATGGAGAGCCAATACAAGAAATTTTTACCCAATCTACTTGGGATTTATCTATTATTAACCTAGAACATTTATCTGGTAAAGTTTGGGAAGAAGAAGTTAAACAAATTGCAGCAAAAGAAGCACAAAAACCTTTTAATTTGTCTAAAGGGCTATTAGTGAGGGCTACTTTACTGCGATTGAGTGAAGAAGAACACGTTTTGCTTGTGACCATGCATCACATTATTACAGATGGATGGTCTTGCGGTGTCTTCCTGCGAGAACTATCAACGCTGTATGCAGCCTTCTCAACAAATCAACCTTCTCCCTTAAGCGAACTCCCGATTCAGTATGCAGATTTTGCAGTTTGGCAACGCGATCGCATCCAAGGCAAATTCCTCGCAACCCAATTAAATTATTGGAGGCAACAACTAAGCGGTGAGCTACCCATACTACAACTGCCAACAGACCGTCCGCGACCTAATGTTACTACTGTTGCTGGTGCCAAGCAATACTTTAAATTCTCAAAAGCTCTGACTGATGCACTCAGACAATTAAGCCAGCAAGCAGACGCCACTTTATTTATGAGTTTGCTAGCGGCATTTAACATATTACTATACCGCTACACAGACCAAGAAGACATCTTAATTGGTTCTCCGATTGCAAACCGAAACCGAGCCGAATTAGAAGGAATGCTGGGTTTGTTTGTTAATACTTTGGTATTGCGTAATAACCTCAGTGGTAATCCTAGCTTCCGCGAACTTTTACATCGAGTACGTGAGGTGACTCTCGATGCTTATGCACATCAAGATTTGCCTTTCGAGATACTTGTAGAAGAATTGCACCCCGAACGCGATTTAAGCCGAAATCCACTTTATGAAGTCATGTTTGTCCTCCAAAACAGTCCAATGTCTGTGCAAGAAGTGTCTGGTTTAACTTTGCGTACTGTGGAATTTGATAGTGGTACAGCTCAACTAGATATTTTCCTATCGATGTCTGAATCCCAAGAGGGGTTAACAGGGTTTTTGGAATACAATACGGATATTTTTGATGCAGCAACTATTACTCAATTTATAAATAATTTCCAAACTTTATTAGAAAATATAATTGCAAATCCAGAGCAGCGCCTCAATGAGTTGTCGCTACTAACTGCTTCTGAGCAAGAACAACTATTATTTAAGTTTAATCAAACTTGTGCAGATTATCCTCAAGATGCATCTCTGCATCAATTATTTGAGCAGCAAGTTGAACTAACACCATTATCTTTGGCATTAATTAGCGAGTCTGAGGAAGTAACTTATTGTCAACTTAACCAGAGAGTTAATCAGCTTGCACATTATTTACAAAAGCAGAATGTCACAAAAGAAACGCTAGTTGCGCTATGTCTGGAACGATCCGTAGACATGGTAGTGGGAATTTTAGCTGTCCTCAAAGCTGGTGGTGCATACATTCCCCTCGATCCAAGTTATCCAGTTGAGCGTTTGAATTTTATGCTCTGTGATTCTCAAGCATCGGTGTTAATTACTCAACAGGAAATATTAGAAAAACTGTCATTATCTTCGGCGAAAACCGTTTGCTTGGATATCCATAAGGACGAAATTGCTCAAGAAAGTCAAGAAAACCCCATTAGCACCTCTTCATCTGAAAATCTCGCCTATATTATCTACACTTCTGGCTCAACTGGAACTCCTAAAGGTGTTCTTGGTACTCATCGCGGCACAGTAAACGGCTTACACTGGCTATGGAAAACTTATCCTTTCACCCCAGGAGAAGTTTGCTGTCAGAAAACAGCTATCAGTTTTGTCGATTCTGTATGGGAAATTTTTGCACCCTTACTTCAGGGAATTCCTACTGTCATTATTAATGATGCAACCATACTAGACCCGCAACTATTTATAGAAGCTTTGGCGCATCACAAAGTTACTCGTATCATACTTGTACCTTCATTATTGCGCTTACTTCTAGATAATTACAGTCATCTAACTAAGAAATTATCGCAGCTAAAACTCTGGATAACTAGCGGAGAAGCACTATCTGTTAAGTTAGTCCAAACTTTCCGAGAATTGATGCCGTTTGCAAAACTAATCAACCTTTACGGTTCATCGGAAGTTTCTGCGAATGCGACTTACTACGATACCAGTTTATTATCAGGTCAAGCAAACAGTGTTCCTATCGGTCGTCCTATCGATAATACTCAGATTTATGTGTTGAATCACGATTTACAACCAACACCTATAGGAGTGGTCGGTGAGCTTTACGTTAGTGGTGACGGATTGGCGAGGGGTTACTTATATCGTCCGGAATTAACTCAGGAACGGTTTATTGATAATCCCTTTATTCCAAAAACAAAGCTTTACAAAACAGGCGACTTAGTGCGTCATCTCAAAGATGGTAATCTTGAGTATTTGGGACGACATGATGAACAAGTAAAAATCAGAGGTTTTCGAGTAGAATTGGGTGAAATTGCCACGGCGATCGCACAACATCCAGATGTACAAGAATCGGTTGTAATTGCCCGCGATGATGCTCAAAAAAATCAAACTTTGATTGCCTATATTGTTACAAATAAGCAGGATATCAAGACACAATTTTTATCCTATTTGCAACAAAAATTGCCTAATTATATGTTGCCGTCTGCTTTTATTGTACTCGATGCACTTCCACTAACACCTAATGGTAAAGTAGACAAGCTTGCGCTGCCAAATAACGAAATTATTCGACAAAATACTAATAAATCTTTCGTTGCTCCTCGAAATTTTACAGAATTAGCTTTAGTAAAAGCTTGGGAGAACATTCTAAATACTAATCCTATCGGCATAACAGACAACTTCTTTGATTTGGGTGGTCACTCATTTTTAGCTGTACGCTTAATGGCTCAAATTTATGATAAATTTGGGCACAATCTTCCCCTGTCTACTCTTTTTGAAAATCCGACTATTGAAAAACTAGCTGCAATTGTTAGTCAACCATTTCGCGAAAGTTCCGGTTCTCCTCTAGTTGCAATTAACTCTTCTGGTGACAAGATACCTTTCTTCTGTATGCATGGTGCTGGTGGAGATATTAGTCAATACTTTAAATTGTCCAAAATACTTGGTGAAGACTATCCATTTTATGCATTGGAACATAGACCAGACCCAGAACAACCTGAAATAATTTCAGTGGAGGAAACAGCAACTCGCTATCTAAAAGAAATTCGTAAAACACATCCAAATGGGCCCTATCTTTTAGGTGGTCATTGTTACGGTGGTGTACTTGCTTTTGAAATGGCGCAGCAAATACACAAGCAGGGTCAAACAGTAGGTTTGGTAGTTATCATCGATGCCATATTACCAGAAACAAGCATTGAACCTACGGATGATGACGATGCAAAGTTCTTGCTTCGTATCGCAGAAGAAATAAAAATTGGGAATGATATAGATTTTTCTCTTCCCTTTGAGGAACTTCGAGATTTGTCCCTGCATGAGCAACTTCATTTGGTAAATAAAAAAGCAAACTTTATTTTTTCTGATGCAGAGATTAAAGATTTTCTCCGCCATTATCAAATTTTCAAAGCTAATGTCCAAGCTATGCGAGATTATATTCCGCAGGTTTATCCTCACTCCTTAACTATCTTTCGAGCTCAAGAGGAAATTATCCATGACTTTGACAATCCGGAATGGAGTACTGATGACCCTTTACTAGGTTGGGGTAAATGTTCCAGTCAATCTATTCAGGTTGTTGAAGTTCCAGGAAATCATTTCTCAATATTACTCGAACCTCATATTCAGGAATTAGCCAAACAGTTGAGAATTTGCATCGATAATGCTGTGTGCGATCTAAATATGTAA
- a CDS encoding class I SAM-dependent DNA methyltransferase encodes MSLVKNDANHDRFASVFNLLPSEAEFVMPVLEQLMLKHLPKGAHILDIGCSNGYIVQQLQKRGYQATGLDVSGKLLSFARINSPESKFIHEDIRNFKSPPTYDAVYSKNALCFFMSLEELTTVFQNIYTAMHDNALFMFSIPTADIYWRDGVPEDDYIGYGYTNTHCYVGDTFVFIERENYHYKPEERIREVAMTIFELIDGIWKRTDSRHLVKDYFLSEIKAVLENVGFIEINDCNIQDFGEDYKGYDQHCIICRKPSLSQ; translated from the coding sequence ATGTCTTTAGTCAAAAATGATGCAAATCACGATCGTTTTGCTTCGGTATTTAACTTACTTCCTTCAGAAGCGGAATTTGTAATGCCAGTATTAGAGCAATTAATGCTAAAACATCTCCCTAAAGGAGCACATATTCTCGACATTGGTTGTTCTAACGGATATATAGTCCAACAGCTTCAAAAAAGAGGTTATCAAGCTACTGGACTTGATGTTTCTGGTAAATTATTAAGTTTTGCCCGAATAAACTCACCTGAAAGTAAATTTATCCATGAGGATATACGTAATTTTAAGTCGCCTCCCACCTATGATGCTGTTTATTCAAAAAATGCTCTCTGCTTCTTCATGAGTCTTGAGGAATTGACAACTGTCTTCCAAAACATATATACGGCGATGCATGATAATGCTCTGTTTATGTTCAGCATACCAACTGCGGATATCTATTGGCGTGATGGTGTGCCGGAAGATGATTATATTGGATATGGATATACAAATACTCACTGTTATGTAGGTGATACATTTGTCTTTATTGAAAGAGAAAACTATCACTATAAACCAGAAGAAAGGATACGGGAAGTTGCAATGACCATCTTTGAATTGATAGATGGAATTTGGAAGCGTACGGACAGTAGACATTTAGTCAAAGATTATTTTTTATCAGAAATTAAGGCGGTTTTAGAAAATGTGGGATTTATAGAAATTAATGACTGTAATATCCAAGATTTTGGAGAAGATTACAAAGGGTACGATCAGCATTGCATTATTTGTCGTAAGCCATCCCTTTCTCAATAG
- a CDS encoding type I polyketide synthase, which produces MDIANQDEIAIIGMAGRFPGANKVDSFWQNLRSGVESISFFTDEELISAGVDPLLLNDSNYVKASGILEDIDLFDASFFGFSPREAEITDPQHRLFLECVWEALENAGYNSETYSGQIGLFAGVGASSYLLSNLYSNRDLMESVDSYQILIGNDKDFLPTQVSYKLNLRGPSINVQTACSTSLVAVHLACQSLLNGESDITLAGGVSATMLQKTGYYYQQGGIQSPDGHCRAFDAQAKGTISGNGLGIVVLKRLEDAITDGDFIHAVIKGSAVNNDGSLKVGYTAPSVDGQREVILEALALAGVEPETVTYVETHGTGTILGDPIEIKALTQAFRASTNKKGFCAIGSVKTNVGHLDTAAGVTGLIKTVLALRHKQIPPSLHFQQPNPQIDFANSPFYVNTKLSEWKTNGTPNRAGISSFGIGGTNAHVILEEAPVIEASSPSRPWQLLLLSTKTSTALDTATAQLHTYLEQNPDIPLPDVAYTLQVGRQAFDYRRIMISHSLNDAVKSLNSQDPQRIFSHHCKPGHCPVIFMFSGQGSQYANMGRELYEVEPTFKKHIDSCAGILQPHLGLDIRCLLYPSEEDTETASNQLQQTALTQSALFVTEYALAQLFMSWGVRPEAMIGHSIGEYVAATIAGVFSLEDALKIVATRGRLMQQLPSGSMLAIRLPEKDVQLLLDAQTLYQKSLQIAVINSPSDCVVSGTNEAIATLQKQLSSQEVECRLLHTSHAFHSQMMEPILSAFIEAVKTVKLNPPSIRFISNVTGSWITFEQATNPDYWCQHLRQTVRFSDGISQLLQQFEGVFLEVGPGRTLSTLTTQHLDKNAKQQVLTSLRHAKEQQSDVSFLLQTLGRLWLSGIEIDWSGFYTHEQRHRLPLPTYPFERQRYWIDAKSPSPSVNKRLTTLDNKQDIADWFYVPSWKRSLLPHSSSEQINSTQEKWLFFVDDLGVGAKLINEFKNQGKNVIAVQQGERFSKVSEGIYTINPCINEDYDTLLKELISLGHNPEYIAYLWSVSHLENCHAGNYLEFKSLLFLTQSISKLKISDTSDRLQIWVVSNNIQEVNGNEKLDPEKAAILGLCKVIPQEYPNITCRCIDISLTNRTDVERGQEDCEVNIIDKLLDELTSVSSDMVVAYRDRHRWVQTFEPVRLESIVDEKIPLKKQGVYLFTGGLESVEVVLAEYLTKTFQAKLIFIEDSKFPEKNNFSQWLETHSQDDEISLKIQQVLALEELGAEVLLLRADTTNYEHIHKALASANVEQINGVIYSTGIKRDRLFASIPEITEVEIKNLLELQSSKIVVLEKVLQNLKIDFCIIFSSLSSILGGFGLCLYSAANQFIDTFSNRHNQKTSLPWYVINWDKFQPNVSQDETATDRVSGAELAITPVEAVEVFKRVFSLREVTQIILSTVDINARKNHKISLSYSIDSTSTNQLDSSPRYSRPSLNNSYVPPTNELEKQITEIWQEVLGITEIGIYDNFYELGGDSLIATQLVSRLRAKFPVDLPLRDLLLEAMIPVKQAEIVEQLLLEKIEELSEEDAENFLANLVENS; this is translated from the coding sequence ATGGATATAGCAAATCAAGACGAAATCGCTATTATTGGTATGGCGGGTCGTTTCCCTGGGGCAAATAAAGTTGATAGCTTTTGGCAAAACCTGCGCTCTGGTGTAGAGTCAATTTCTTTTTTCACGGATGAGGAACTAATATCTGCTGGGGTAGATCCATTATTGCTCAACGATTCCAATTACGTGAAAGCAAGCGGTATATTAGAAGATATAGATTTGTTTGATGCTTCATTTTTTGGTTTTTCTCCCAGAGAAGCTGAAATTACAGATCCACAGCACCGACTTTTTCTAGAATGTGTTTGGGAAGCTTTAGAAAATGCTGGCTATAACTCCGAAACTTATAGCGGTCAAATAGGTCTTTTTGCAGGTGTTGGTGCAAGTTCATACCTGCTTTCAAATTTATATTCTAATCGAGATTTGATGGAATCAGTAGACAGCTACCAAATTTTGATTGGAAACGACAAAGACTTTTTACCCACGCAGGTTTCTTACAAATTGAACTTGAGAGGGCCAAGTATCAATGTTCAAACTGCCTGTTCCACATCATTAGTTGCTGTTCACTTAGCCTGCCAAAGTTTACTCAATGGTGAAAGTGATATTACTTTAGCGGGCGGTGTTTCCGCTACAATGCTGCAAAAAACAGGTTACTACTATCAACAAGGAGGAATTCAATCTCCTGACGGTCATTGCCGAGCTTTTGACGCTCAAGCGAAAGGAACGATTAGTGGCAATGGTTTAGGTATAGTAGTGTTGAAAAGATTAGAGGATGCTATTACTGATGGTGATTTTATTCATGCAGTAATCAAGGGTTCAGCTGTTAACAACGATGGTTCTTTAAAGGTTGGATATACAGCTCCTAGTGTTGATGGTCAAAGGGAAGTTATTTTAGAAGCTTTAGCCTTAGCTGGAGTCGAGCCTGAGACTGTTACTTATGTAGAAACGCACGGTACAGGAACCATCTTAGGAGACCCGATTGAAATTAAGGCTCTCACACAAGCTTTTCGTGCTAGCACGAACAAAAAAGGCTTTTGCGCTATTGGTTCAGTAAAGACCAATGTCGGGCATTTGGATACAGCAGCAGGTGTGACAGGATTAATTAAAACAGTCCTTGCATTAAGACATAAACAAATACCTCCGAGTTTACACTTTCAACAGCCCAATCCCCAGATAGATTTTGCTAATAGTCCCTTCTACGTCAATACCAAATTATCAGAGTGGAAAACTAACGGTACACCAAACAGAGCAGGTATAAGTTCTTTTGGCATTGGCGGGACTAATGCCCATGTTATTTTGGAAGAAGCTCCAGTGATTGAAGCTTCCAGTCCCTCGCGTCCTTGGCAATTGTTACTGCTCTCAACCAAAACCAGCACAGCTTTAGACACTGCAACAGCGCAACTGCATACTTATTTAGAGCAAAACCCCGATATTCCTCTACCAGATGTCGCTTATACCTTACAAGTAGGTCGTCAAGCTTTTGACTATCGCCGCATCATGATTAGCCACAGTCTAAATGATGCAGTGAAATCGCTTAACAGCCAAGATCCACAACGTATTTTTAGTCACCACTGTAAACCAGGTCACTGTCCAGTCATCTTCATGTTTTCGGGACAAGGGTCACAATATGCAAACATGGGGAGGGAACTGTATGAAGTAGAACCGACGTTTAAAAAACATATAGATAGTTGCGCTGGTATTTTGCAACCCCACCTCGGTCTTGATATCCGCTGCCTACTTTATCCCAGCGAAGAAGATACTGAAACTGCTTCAAATCAACTACAACAAACAGCCCTCACCCAAAGCGCGTTATTTGTTACAGAGTACGCCCTTGCTCAGTTATTTATGTCTTGGGGAGTGCGTCCAGAGGCGATGATTGGCCATAGTATTGGGGAATATGTCGCCGCAACCATTGCAGGTGTATTTTCTCTAGAAGATGCCTTAAAAATTGTGGCAACAAGAGGACGCCTGATGCAACAGTTGCCTTCTGGGAGTATGCTGGCAATTAGGCTGCCAGAAAAAGATGTGCAGTTGCTTTTGGATGCACAGACGTTGTATCAAAAGTCTCTACAAATTGCAGTTATCAACAGCCCATCTGACTGTGTAGTTTCGGGAACAAACGAGGCGATCGCAACGCTACAAAAACAATTATCGTCTCAAGAAGTTGAATGTCGGCTGTTGCATACATCTCATGCTTTCCATTCCCAGATGATGGAACCAATATTGTCAGCGTTTATTGAGGCTGTCAAAACAGTCAAACTGAATCCACCAAGCATACGCTTTATTTCTAATGTAACTGGTAGTTGGATTACTTTTGAACAAGCGACAAATCCAGATTATTGGTGTCAACATTTACGACAAACTGTCAGATTTTCAGATGGGATATCGCAACTATTACAGCAGTTTGAAGGTGTTTTTCTAGAAGTAGGGCCAGGGCGAACTTTAAGCACATTGACGACACAGCATTTAGATAAAAATGCCAAGCAACAGGTATTGACTTCGTTACGCCATGCCAAAGAGCAACAATCTGATGTTAGCTTTTTATTACAAACATTAGGTCGGTTGTGGCTTTCTGGTATAGAAATAGATTGGTCAGGATTTTATACCCACGAGCAGCGTCATCGTCTGCCTTTGCCGACTTACCCCTTTGAACGACAAAGGTACTGGATTGATGCGAAATCCCCATCACCTTCTGTAAATAAAAGACTAACAACATTAGATAATAAACAAGATATTGCCGACTGGTTTTATGTTCCTTCATGGAAGCGCTCTTTGCTGCCTCATTCATCCTCCGAGCAAATCAATTCTACACAAGAAAAATGGCTGTTTTTTGTGGATGATTTGGGAGTAGGTGCAAAATTAATTAATGAGTTTAAAAATCAAGGTAAAAATGTCATTGCTGTTCAACAAGGAGAGCGGTTTAGCAAAGTAAGTGAGGGTATTTATACAATTAATCCATGCATAAATGAAGATTATGATACTTTACTTAAAGAATTAATATCATTAGGACACAATCCTGAATATATTGCTTATTTATGGAGCGTAAGTCATCTCGAAAATTGCCACGCAGGGAATTATTTAGAATTCAAAAGTTTACTATTTTTGACTCAGAGCATTAGTAAGCTGAAAATTAGTGATACGAGCGATCGCTTACAAATTTGGGTTGTATCAAACAACATCCAAGAGGTTAATGGAAATGAAAAATTAGACCCAGAGAAAGCAGCAATATTAGGCTTATGTAAAGTCATTCCTCAAGAGTATCCTAATATTACCTGTCGATGTATTGATATTTCTTTAACTAACCGCACAGATGTAGAGAGAGGACAAGAAGATTGTGAGGTTAACATTATTGACAAACTTTTAGATGAGTTGACCTCTGTATCCTCAGATATGGTAGTTGCTTATCGCGATCGCCACCGTTGGGTACAAACATTTGAGCCAGTTCGCTTGGAGTCAATTGTTGACGAAAAAATACCATTGAAAAAACAGGGTGTTTACCTGTTTACTGGTGGATTAGAAAGTGTTGAAGTTGTGCTTGCAGAATACTTAACAAAAACTTTCCAAGCAAAACTCATATTTATTGAAGATTCTAAATTTCCAGAGAAAAACAATTTCTCACAATGGCTTGAAACTCATTCTCAAGATGATGAAATTAGTCTCAAAATTCAGCAAGTTTTAGCATTAGAGGAATTAGGTGCAGAAGTTTTGTTATTACGTGCCGATACCACTAATTACGAACATATTCATAAAGCTCTTGCATCTGCAAATGTTGAACAAATTAATGGCGTAATTTATTCAACTGGTATCAAACGCGATCGCCTATTTGCTTCTATTCCCGAAATTACTGAAGTGGAAATAAAAAATCTATTAGAATTACAAAGTAGTAAGATTGTAGTTTTAGAAAAAGTCTTACAGAACTTGAAGATAGATTTTTGTATCATTTTTTCTTCTTTATCTTCCATTTTAGGAGGATTTGGATTATGCTTATATTCAGCAGCTAACCAATTCATCGATACTTTTAGTAATCGGCATAATCAAAAAACTTCTTTGCCGTGGTATGTTATAAATTGGGATAAATTTCAACCGAATGTAAGCCAGGACGAAACAGCAACGGATCGAGTCTCTGGAGCAGAATTAGCTATCACCCCAGTAGAAGCAGTAGAAGTATTTAAACGAGTTTTTTCTTTAAGGGAAGTAACTCAGATTATTCTTTCTACAGTAGACATTAATGCTAGGAAGAATCATAAAATTAGCTTAAGCTATTCGATAGATTCAACATCAACCAATCAATTAGATTCATCGCCACGCTACTCCAGACCGAGCCTAAATAATTCCTATGTTCCCCCCACAAATGAGTTGGAAAAACAAATTACAGAGATATGGCAAGAGGTACTTGGGATTACAGAAATCGGGATTTACGACAACTTCTATGAGTTAGGGGGGGATTCCCTGATTGCAACTCAATTAGTTTCTCGATTGCGAGCCAAATTCCCTGTAGATTTACCACTACGTGACCTGTTATTAGAAGCGATGATACCAGTCAAACAAGCAGAAATAGTTGAGCAACTTTTGTTGGAAAAAATTGAAGAATTATCTGAAGAAGATGCAGAAAATTTTTTAGCTAATCTTGTAGAAAATTCTTGA